A stretch of Candidatus Bipolaricaulota bacterium DNA encodes these proteins:
- a CDS encoding CTP synthase, whose product MAKYIFVVGGVMSGVGKGIATASIGAVLKAKGYEVSAIKMDPYINVDAGTMNPTEHGEVFVTEDGDETDQDVGNYERFLNTNIYSENYMTTGRVYQSVISKERNLEYGGKCVEVVPHIPQEIIERIHSAVKKTECEIMIIEIGGTVGEYQNLLFLEAARMMKLKSANDVAFVLVSYLPIPSKVGEMKTKPTQYAVRTLNSAGIQPDFILCRSERPLDEIRKRKIATNGSVPFDNVISAPDIEYIYEVPVNFEAEHLGTKILKKFGLESKETATDLADWENLVKRIKEAQKELRIGIVGKYFNIGDFVLSDSYISVIEAIKHACWMRGVKPVIDWIDSGVYEENPSRLEELKKYAGIIVPGGFGSRGVEGKIKAIQFVRENKIPYLGLCYGMQLATIEFARNVCGLVNATSGEIDEKAENKVIDIMPEQVKNIKQHRYGSTMRLGAYPCVLNKKSKSYQAYGREDISERHRHRYEVNNDFRSLLEQKGLLVAGASPDGNLVEIIEVPDHPFFVGTQFHPEFKSRPFTGHPLFNAFVTAAVENQDRGMI is encoded by the coding sequence ATGGCCAAATACATTTTCGTGGTGGGAGGGGTAATGAGCGGCGTGGGCAAGGGGATTGCCACCGCTTCAATCGGCGCGGTGCTGAAAGCCAAGGGTTATGAAGTGTCCGCCATTAAAATGGATCCGTACATAAATGTGGACGCGGGCACGATGAATCCCACCGAACATGGGGAGGTTTTCGTGACCGAAGACGGCGATGAGACCGATCAGGACGTTGGAAATTACGAGAGATTTTTAAATACCAACATTTATTCTGAAAATTACATGACCACGGGCAGAGTTTACCAGTCGGTGATCAGCAAAGAAAGAAATTTGGAATACGGCGGCAAGTGCGTGGAAGTGGTTCCCCATATTCCGCAAGAAATTATCGAGCGTATTCATTCGGCCGTGAAAAAGACCGAATGTGAAATAATGATCATAGAAATCGGCGGCACAGTCGGAGAATATCAGAATTTGCTTTTTCTGGAAGCGGCTCGCATGATGAAATTGAAAAGCGCGAACGACGTGGCTTTCGTCTTGGTCAGTTACCTGCCGATTCCTAGCAAAGTGGGCGAAATGAAAACCAAACCCACCCAATACGCGGTCAGAACGCTCAATTCCGCGGGTATTCAACCGGATTTTATTTTATGCCGCTCAGAGCGACCGCTCGATGAGATCCGAAAAAGAAAAATCGCCACCAACGGCAGCGTGCCTTTTGATAACGTTATTTCCGCGCCGGATATCGAATACATTTACGAGGTGCCGGTTAATTTTGAGGCTGAGCATCTGGGCACGAAAATTCTGAAAAAATTCGGTTTGGAATCCAAGGAAACGGCAACCGATTTGGCTGATTGGGAAAACTTGGTCAAGAGAATCAAAGAAGCCCAAAAAGAATTGAGAATCGGCATTGTCGGCAAATATTTCAATATAGGGGATTTTGTTTTATCGGATTCATACATCTCGGTCATTGAAGCGATCAAACACGCCTGCTGGATGCGCGGCGTAAAACCGGTAATTGACTGGATTGACTCGGGCGTTTATGAAGAAAATCCGAGCCGGCTGGAAGAATTGAAAAAATACGCGGGCATCATCGTGCCCGGAGGGTTCGGCTCTCGCGGCGTTGAAGGCAAAATAAAAGCGATTCAGTTTGTTCGAGAAAATAAAATTCCGTATCTCGGTTTGTGCTACGGCATGCAGCTGGCGACCATCGAATTTGCCAGAAACGTTTGCGGATTGGTTAACGCCACTTCCGGAGAAATCGATGAAAAGGCGGAGAATAAAGTCATTGACATCATGCCCGAGCAGGTTAAAAACATTAAACAGCACCGCTACGGTTCAACCATGCGCCTCGGCGCCTATCCGTGCGTTTTGAATAAAAAATCGAAAAGCTATCAAGCTTACGGTCGCGAAGATATTTCCGAGAGGCATCGCCATCGCTATGAAGTCAATAATGATTTCAGGAGTTTGCTCGAGCAAAAAGGATTGCTGGTGGCCGGTGCGTCGCCAGACGGTAATTTGGTGGAAATCATTGAAGTGCCGGATCATCCGTTTTTCGTGGGCACGCAGTTTCATCCGGAATTCAAGTCGCGGCCGTTTACCGGACATCCGCTGTTTAACGCGTTTGTCACCGCGGCCGTGGAAAATCAGGATCGGGGGATGATTTGA
- the thiI gene encoding tRNA uracil 4-sulfurtransferase ThiI yields the protein MIPVIILHLGEIMLKGQNKPFFSKILIKNIKNFLDLKEYTDIDRKEGKIVIELKKDDPKTNLPNLLAKIPGVANAAYGYKCGRTLAELKNSALKISRTKKVETFKIQTSRSDKTFKYDSMEINCLLGEHLINNSKMKVVMKNPELVVSIEIPPRIAYVMGEKIRGADGLPTGSSGKAVCLLSGGIDSPVAAYLLARRGAQIILVHAENKTLSTDQNRDKLEKLAAKLSNYQKPIKLYMVPFEQIQKQIIAHTESSYRMIIYKRFMLRLAEKIARKEKAKAIATGDNLAQVASQTMENLIVTEKAINFLLLRPLIGFNKQEIVDLAEKIGTYEISIIPASDCCSFMVAKHPQTRGKLSEAEKFEKEMDVETLVAEAVLKAKIKIFE from the coding sequence ATGATTCCTGTAATAATACTCCATCTGGGCGAAATCATGCTCAAAGGACAAAACAAACCGTTTTTTTCCAAAATATTGATTAAAAACATCAAAAACTTTTTGGATCTCAAAGAATACACCGATATTGATAGAAAGGAAGGAAAAATCGTCATTGAACTGAAAAAAGACGATCCAAAAACTAATCTGCCGAATCTGCTGGCGAAAATACCCGGTGTGGCCAATGCCGCGTACGGCTACAAATGCGGCAGAACTTTAGCCGAATTAAAAAACAGCGCGCTCAAAATAAGCCGAACAAAAAAAGTGGAGACTTTTAAAATTCAAACATCCAGATCGGACAAAACATTCAAATACGACTCCATGGAAATCAATTGCCTCTTGGGCGAGCATCTGATAAACAACTCGAAAATGAAGGTCGTCATGAAAAATCCTGAACTGGTCGTGTCAATTGAGATCCCTCCGAGAATCGCTTATGTCATGGGCGAAAAAATCCGCGGCGCGGACGGCCTGCCCACCGGCTCCTCGGGCAAAGCGGTTTGTTTACTGTCAGGAGGAATTGACAGCCCGGTGGCCGCGTATCTTTTGGCCAGGCGGGGCGCTCAAATTATTTTGGTTCACGCCGAAAACAAAACCCTCTCGACCGATCAAAATCGCGATAAACTGGAAAAATTGGCGGCCAAATTGTCAAATTATCAAAAACCCATTAAACTGTATATGGTTCCTTTCGAACAAATTCAAAAACAAATAATCGCCCATACCGAAAGCTCGTATCGCATGATTATTTACAAAAGATTCATGCTGCGCCTGGCGGAAAAAATCGCCCGAAAGGAAAAAGCCAAGGCCATCGCCACCGGAGACAATTTGGCGCAAGTGGCTTCGCAAACCATGGAAAATTTGATCGTCACGGAAAAAGCCATTAACTTTTTGCTCTTGCGGCCGCTGATCGGCTTCAATAAACAAGAAATCGTGGACTTGGCCGAAAAGATCGGCACTTATGAAATCTCCATAATTCCGGCGTCCGATTGTTGCTCATTCATGGTGGCCAAGCATCCGCAGACCAGAGGCAAGCTGTCCGAGGCGGAAAAATTCGAAAAAGAAATGGACGTCGAAACCTTGGTGGCTGAAGCTGTCTTGAAAGCCAAAATTAAGATATTTGAATAA
- a CDS encoding D-alanine--D-alanine ligase, with protein sequence MLKIAVIGGGSSSERKVSLNSSKKVFENLDETKYEKYYFDFPNDLEKFLENHKNLDVVMPVLHGVGGEDGQIQGFLKTLGLKFTFSDVTAQAIAMDKHLTEILIKTETDIKMPESKTFEIDEINTEEIEKSFSYPLVIKPTMGGSSLGAFIVKDRNELEKGLIDIKTFNQPILVQDYITGRELTVAILGNKRMKALPVIEICPKKEFFDYQAKYDSQFCEEICPAEIDDALAQDLQRQALLAHQVIGCRGLSRSDFIVTKDNEIFFLETNTIPGMTSESLAPKAAAADGYSYPEFLDKLIELAQEA encoded by the coding sequence ATGCTAAAAATCGCAGTTATCGGCGGAGGCTCTTCTTCCGAACGAAAAGTTAGTTTAAATTCATCAAAAAAAGTTTTTGAAAATTTAGATGAAACCAAATACGAAAAATATTATTTTGATTTTCCAAACGATTTAGAAAAATTTTTAGAGAATCATAAAAATTTAGACGTGGTCATGCCGGTTTTGCACGGAGTGGGTGGCGAAGACGGACAAATTCAAGGATTTTTAAAAACGCTCGGATTAAAATTCACTTTCTCCGACGTAACCGCTCAGGCAATCGCGATGGATAAACATTTGACCGAAATTTTAATAAAAACCGAAACGGACATAAAGATGCCCGAAAGTAAAACATTTGAAATCGATGAAATCAATACTGAAGAAATAGAAAAATCATTTTCTTATCCGCTGGTGATCAAGCCGACCATGGGAGGCTCGAGTCTGGGCGCTTTCATAGTTAAAGACAGAAATGAACTGGAAAAAGGTCTGATTGACATCAAAACATTCAACCAACCTATTTTAGTTCAAGATTATATTACCGGCAGAGAATTAACCGTGGCTATTTTGGGAAACAAAAGAATGAAAGCGCTGCCAGTCATTGAGATCTGTCCAAAAAAAGAATTTTTCGACTACCAAGCCAAATATGACTCGCAATTTTGCGAAGAAATTTGCCCGGCGGAAATAGACGACGCTTTGGCTCAGGATTTGCAAAGGCAAGCTCTGCTCGCACACCAAGTTATCGGTTGCCGAGGTCTTTCAAGATCAGACTTTATCGTGACCAAAGATAATGAGATTTTCTTTTTAGAAACAAACACTATTCCCGGAATGACCTCGGAATCGCTGGCGCCAAAAGCGGCGGCCGCCGACGGCTATTCATATCCCGAATTTTTGGATAAATTGATTGAACTCGCCCAAGAAGCCTAA
- the rplI gene encoding 50S ribosomal protein L9, whose amino-acid sequence MKVVLIKNDSKLGKIGDIKEVSEGFAMNYLFPNNIAKAATAGEVAKAQASRKKQERQRTQGKINQPGLLEKLDSLKLAISAKADENGTFFAKITADKIAAELKKSGINIKSKMIKLDEPIKKAGEYKIDVKAGDKNITIDLVIKSE is encoded by the coding sequence ATGAAAGTGGTCTTAATCAAAAACGATTCGAAATTGGGTAAAATCGGAGACATAAAGGAAGTCTCCGAAGGGTTTGCCATGAATTATTTATTTCCCAATAATATCGCCAAGGCGGCCACGGCCGGAGAAGTGGCCAAGGCCCAAGCGTCTCGGAAAAAGCAAGAGCGCCAAAGAACACAGGGAAAAATCAATCAGCCTGGTCTGCTTGAAAAATTGGATTCGCTGAAATTGGCTATCTCGGCCAAAGCTGATGAAAACGGCACTTTTTTCGCAAAAATAACAGCGGACAAGATTGCCGCTGAATTGAAGAAGTCGGGCATTAACATTAAGTCCAAAATGATCAAACTCGATGAACCGATTAAAAAAGCGGGGGAGTATAAAATTGACGTTAAAGCCGGAGATAAAAATATTACAATAGATTTGGTAATCAAGTCGGAATAA